Within the Drosophila miranda strain MSH22 chromosome Y unlocalized genomic scaffold, D.miranda_PacBio2.1 Contig_Y2_pilon, whole genome shotgun sequence genome, the region GTATATTGTGCTGCTCTGGCTCGCATAAACCTTGTGGGTATCTGATTATACATACAAGAAACAAACGAAGATAAAGTTTTATTGGGAAAATAAAGCATGACGTCCTCCGTTTTTGGTAATCGATATAAGCTTTAAATTTATGGAACTACTGTTCAGTGGTTTTATGTTAATAGGACTCTGATCAAACGATTGACCAAATATAATCTTAATTAGATCAAAATAAGAATCAGAATAGTTCAGAAATAGTACTAAGTGGAAACAAACACAGAAATATCCCGGGTAGCCCATAGTCGCATCGTCCTGTATCTGCTCTCCATTGGCCCGCTAAAACTGTCCTTTGTATCTCCCACAGGCACTCTACACGGCACTGCATCGGCTAAAGGAGGTGGTCCTTATCACGGACGACGTGCTGCGAATACAGTACGCGAACCGTGCCACGGAACGTCTCCTCAACATGCGGCTGGTGAGTGGATGGGTTTTAGGTGCCAGCGCCGGCTGCTGCCGCCCCTCCTGTAGTTTTGTGCACTGTGTGCACTAGGTGCAATTGAGGCATTAATGGGATTTGCTTGTTTAACAAACAGGATGAAATCATTAGCAAGCCACTGGCGGACATTTTCGTGTCCGACCTGTCCACCATCAGCGAGCAGGGCAAGAGCATCAAAGAGTTCGATGGGATACTGACAGTGCGACGCAAGAACCAGGAGGGCATCCCCATGCACGTTCGCGTCGTCCTAGTGGCCTGCATCGGGAGGTGAGTTCGATGGTCGGTCCCTTCGCCACTCAGAGCATTAATTGGCAATCTGTCGTTTGCGTTGGGGACCTTTTTCTTTATGTTGCAGTGCGCCCACTCACTTGATTTTCAACTTTGATGTGCCCGGCGGACAGATGGACTTCATAGCCACGCTGCCGCAGCCAAAGGAGGCGCCACGCGGCTCCCTACACTCGGTGCGGCGCTGCAGCTTCGATGTGCGGTCCATTGCCTCGGACGGATTGCGGAGGACCAGCCTGGCCAAGCTCACATCCCTGCCGCTGGAGGCCCCAATCACTAAAGTATGACTCCGCTTTGTGCGCTTTCTGGGATTTGAATTGGTTTATGGCTAcaacacggaaatgcttcttGTGCCTATTAGATTGACCCCAAAAGGTCGTCCGTGCTTGTAtccgtgtgcgtgtgtatgtgttttttttttttttttttttttttttttttttttttgttgtgtgactacaggaaagcttcatgccgactcagccgaagccgaagtgagggactctaaccgctctaaaaccaaccacacctatcccggatcccggcggtactgtcgcgagatattacttcgccgggggagatgcccgtagggctcttctcttaataatctcctttatcctttatctccttgcattgcgtgctctttcttcgcgacgcagtttggtagccatagttacggccatgaatctaatcgaggcccagtttccttccgactccagcaggcattctgccaggtttgacaccgctggcattcttccaagcttgttgcttagatcctctcgttcttgccgaaatcttggacattcgaagaagcagtgctctgcgtcttcgatgacccctgcgcagaccacgcagaaggggtcgtcctcgtgcttaaacctatgcaggtaggctttaaagcaaccgtgtcctgtcagcagttgtgtcaggtgatactccacttgtccatggctacggttcagccaactcttcaggtctgggattagcctatgggtccatcgccctttgctgctgttatcccacgaatcttgccattgcaggattgtgcgctgccttaaggcacctctggtgtcctggtccgtagtccccagggttcgctgtgccctgattcctgcggcttctcttgccagcagatggatgggaatcattcctgcgaccacaagtgcggcgtcttgggataccgttctgaatgcgcaacacaccctcagggcacacagcctctggactgcgttgcattctcgggcatatgttttatgcttcattgcatcaacccatattggtgcagcgtacattagcgttgagccaactacgctcgctagtagctttcgccttggctgtttcgggcctccgttgttggccatgatgcgggatagggccactgccgtctttcctgccttgctgcttgcatacgccatgtgatgcttgaagctgagtctgtggtcaatcatgacccccaggtacttcaggcttggactggagctaatagtgcagtctcctactcggatcgtgaccgtctccactactttcctgctgcttatgagcaccgcctccgttttgtgggtggctaatgagagatccctccctgatagccatgttctggctctctctaccgcgtcgttgcagatttcttccgccgcttctttctgttttgccactacgactattgctatgtcgtcggcaaagcctatcaccgtagcgcccattggcatatccatcttgaggactccatcatacatgatgttccacagcagcgggccgaggaccgatccttggggaactcctccagtgatttggtgctcacgtgtccctttatccgtctcatatatgagcactcggtctcttaggtagtccgcgatgatattctgcagatacggcggtatttgaaagtttctcaattcttctagtatgtgatcccaattggcagagttgaatgcattttggacatcgagtgttgccactatgcaatactctttggtcccgtacatccatcgggtgccatcgatagctcgctttgctatctcacatacctcgccgattgcgtccaccgtggacctgcctttgcgaaacccgtgctgtctcggtgagagctgacgcgttactgccttctccagcctggtgtggattatgcgctcgaggatcttacccactgtgtcgagcatgcagagtggtctataggatgatggctcctcggtcggcttgttccccttgggtgcgtgtgtatgtgtgtttgcgtgtgtgtgtgtgtctggttTGTGTGGTGTCCTGGTGTCGTAGTGTCCTGTCATGCCTTGtggcgcagcagcagcagcaaaagcaatAGCATTAGCAACAATATTtgcacaagaacacaaaccacACACATGCCGCACCACCCACCCGTGCCCGCCATCTACAcacaaacacaggcacaccgGCGATCAGAGCCACCAGAGAGCCGCCCCTAAATGCATTTTCAGAAGTATTTCGTTTGTGCTCTGTCCACAAATGTTTGCACTCACTCTGCTCTTAATTATCGAATCACTCAATCAATTTACGGTAATATAGTCTGCGAGGAAGCAAAACATTCCATTATCTTCCTCTATTCACTtcctgccctgcccctgcccctggcgctgcagctgcagcagcattGTGCTGCTATGCTTTTCTCTAATTATGCGAGTTCGACGTCATTGACGTGATGttcgagatgagagtggcacTCACTCTCTTTCAAAGCAAAGTTTAAGGTAAATTACTACAAGGTGTCGGGCCCCGCTCTCGCGACAGCAGTTGTCAAAGCGCATGAAACCAAATTAGCTGCCATGAGAACGCTCTTTGCTGAGGCCTCACCTTTTATTGATACACTTTGAGATAAGCAGTTACTTTTCGGCTCTCTTTGAATAGCTTTTTGCTACCGCTGCGACAGTGAGAGAGTAAGAGCGCATAAGATTTTACTGCAAATGCATTTGCGGGCACCGTGTTTCCATGTTTCATCTCTCTGAAGCTCCCTAATTTGTCATCAAAAATTTCCGCCTACTAATCCCAAAAATCAACGCCAAACCGCAACCAAAACaacattaattgcacatctaaAACAAAATTTTTTACATATATTCTCTTTTTATCTCTTATTTGTTATGTTCTCTTTTTTACTTTTATGTTTTGTGTACTCGAACAATGAACCGACTcataaatacaaatattaaaaaaaataatgtaCAAACTGTTCGTTCGCACgttcgctcgctcgctcgatttgctcgaTGCGCGTCgctaaccaaaaaaaaaaaccaaaaaatacaataataataataaaaaaaaaaaattaaactcAAAACcaacacaacaaaaaacaaattaaaaaaaaaaaaaaccaactgCGCACTCACTCGCACTTTAGATAATCAATTTACtatcacaagtacaggagaaTTGTTCGGCCGACGAGGCGCGGCTCATAGACAAGGTCTTGGAGTTCCTGAAGCGCGAGGGACTCTACAGTCCACAAATGAAGGAGATACGTACGGATGATCCCATAGCCACCGATCTAATTGGTGCCCTATTAACGGTAAGTGCAAATGttcaaataaaattaaatagaTCTCGTGATAATCTCTTCCGATCTTCAGGGACCGAGCGTTTACTCCTCGCGGCGAAGCTCGAATGACTCCATCATACGCACAAGCAGTTCTACCCGAACTGCCACCATCGTGCCCGCCAAGATGAAGGTAAGTCGGAACCAGCTTGggaataaatacatatgtacatatgtgaaTCATTTAGTAAtccacccaccacccacccTCTTCCAGGCCAATCCCATAATAATGGAACTACTTGAAGAATCTCTCAGCTGGGACTTTGATATTTTCAAATTGGAAGAGATCACCGACTACCATCCGCTGCTCTACCTGGGGATGGAAATGTTCCGCCGTTTCGACGTCTTCGCCACCCTGAACATTGAGGAAAATGTGTGCAAGGCCTGGCTGGCCGTCATAGAGGCCCACTACCACAAATCGAACACCTATCACAATAGCACACATGCCGCCGATGTCATGCAGGTGCGTGTCTGTCTGGCCTTCTGGCCATCTGGCCCCTTCCCTCCAATTACCACTTATCTATGTTAATGCTATCAATACTGTATCGTTTATCTGCAGGCCACTGGGGCGTTTATCACGCAGCTGACCAACAAGGACATGATGGTCATGGATCGCATGGAGGAGGCCATGGCACTGATTGCGGCTGCTGCCCACGATATCGATCATCCTGGTCGCTCCTCGGCCTTTCTGTGTAACTCAAACAGCGCTCTGGCCATACTGTACAATGATCTTACGGTGCTGGAGAACCATCATGCCGCCATCACTTTCAAGCTAACTTTAGGTTaggaaaccgaaaccgaaacctcCATAAACAATATGGGATAGAAGGTATCTCTAAGAATCTCTTTCCTGCAGGCGACGATAAGATTAACATATTTAAGAACCTGGACAAGGAAACATACAAATCGGTGCGCAGCACCATTATTGACATGATATTGGCCACCGAGATGACGCGACACTTTGAGCACTTGGCCAAGTTTGTGAGCGTCTTTGGGGGCGAGGAGCCGCGCGAAGTAAGTGAATTTCCCCCTAGTATATGTATggaatgtatgtatataatgGAATCCATCATATCTCTTAGCATAACCCACAGTCGGATGAGGAGACAGCTATACTCATGCGCCGCATGCTCATCAAGGTGGCCGATGTCAGCAACCCGGCCCGGCCCATGCAGTTCTGCATCGAGTGGGCGCGGCGCATTGCCGAGGAGTACTTCATGCAGACGGACGAGGAGAAGCAGCGGCATTTGCCCATCGTTATGCCCATGTTCGATCGGGCCACATGCAGCATACCAAAGAGCCAGATCGGTTTCATCGAATACATCATACAGGACATGATGCATGCCTGGGAGAGTACGTATTGGATTTATCCTGTGTCTGCGGCCACTTGTTGAATGATCTCTCTCgctttctcgtatcttcaacaGGCTTCATTGACATGCCCCAGCTCATCACCTACATGCAGATCAACTACTCACAGTGGAAGAAGTACGACGAGCAGGGCGTGAACACATTGGCCGATGTTATGGCCATGCAGCCGCCGATGGTAAAGCTGGCTAATTCCAAATAGCATACGGCCTTCCGGAGATTATTCTCGGGTCTACTGAAGACACTGCCGGCCCAGGCGCCGGGCACATCCACAATTGGCGAGAATGAACTGGAGGATGCGCTCTAGTGACGGCGCAGGCGTTCCGCCCGTGGCCCCACCTGGCGGCGAAGTTACTCTGCATAATCCTCtcattgttgctgttgccccTCCACACACCTGGATCCAGATACATGTCCAGATCCATTTCCGCTCCATCTGTCATACATATCTCGGACTAACAGGAAGGCGTCGTATGGGtacagaggcaggggcagtgcTCCAGTGCTGCCACGCAGTCAACAACACAACAAGTGGTGCCAAGCGGTGTCGCAAAgcagaaaacagaaacaaataCCTAACCTAACTAAAGCAAGTTTAAACATTTTTTGGGCTGGACTCAAAATTTAATGTTTAAGAAGCATCACAAAAGCGAAATCAATATAGAATCGTAAATGTATATCAAACATATGTAAATGTGagtctgtatgtgtgtgcgcgTATGTCCCCCGTACCActgtatatgtgtatgtgcTTAGggtaaaaaaacaaaaaagaaaaacgcaaaaaacaaaaataaaaatgaaaatgaaaaaaaccaccaaacaaacaaaatgccaCAGAAATTGGATCAAGAACGTAGGAACAATAGGGCGTGGCGTGCGCTCAAAAAGTACCTTTAAACGGTAAAACGGTGTAACAGTATAGCACAATAGCATCTTAGCGGAATCGGTATTAGTCGGTGCCGCGCAATCAGAAATAATCTAATCATATTTCTTTTCCATCTAGAAGACAATCTACATTAAGTTCTGCACTCAAAATTGTGTCTAAATAACTTAATCGTTGTCCAGATCAGAATCATAAACGAAACCCAGAACGGAGttgaaaatggaaatggaggGACTACTAAATATACTACTATGCTATATAAAATGGTATAACtataaaaaagaaacaaaaaaactgATGAAAACCAATTCGAATCCACACTTGAGACATATGAAATTGTATGGGGCCCATTTTACTACCTACTAATTAACTAGTTACCTACTTTCCTAACAAAgtaaacacacaaaaaaaggaGATCGAGGAACGAGAGAAACTTTCCTAACTAATATTATTAATGTTGTTTAGCTTTCTAGGCCCAAAATGTTTTACAATTAAGTGGAATCCTTTTTGAAATCTTTTTATCTAATTGACTGAACAaattacatatatacatatatatatatatatatatacatacataactgTATAACTAATACGAGTCGATAATATGTTCTTGttaaaatatacatacatacatatatatacataaaatatacatatgcatatttaATGTTGTTAATATGTGTGTTTAATTGTATGTTGTATTGGcgtaaataaaataaattacaaACAGAATATACtgaaataaaaaatacaaaatagtGGAAACCAAGAAAAATAATTCGCAAAAATTGCGCATAGacatacatacaatatataaTACGATAAAACGCTAAACAATTCATGTgttatattaaatattatatataGATACGATACTATATGTTTCTgaacacacatacatatgatAAAtctttacatacatacatacaactCTGTATATTTGTTACTACATCTGTTTGCTCCTTGCAGGTTAAGGATTATAAATGTTAAGATTTAGTCAAATTTATTGTAAAAACAATTACAAATGAAAATAAACAACAACCCAAACAaaatgaaaaacaaaaacaaaatgcaaataatacgaataaaaattaaaaaaaaaagattatCTAAAAAAAACTGCGAAAGGGAAATTTCGGGTCAAGGTTGGAACCAGTTTGTGAATGTTGGAATGCGCCTCAGGCCATTGTACGGTGGGATATTTTATCAATAAATTATATAATGAATGCTAGCGTCTGGCTCATTCATATTTCATTCAATAATGATCGTAAACATCCCACCATGCATTCA harbors:
- the LOC117185828 gene encoding high affinity cAMP-specific and IBMX-insensitive 3',5'-cyclic phosphodiesterase 8-like isoform X3, whose protein sequence is MGCSPSTLPNSASANANTNAGPTAANSVPLSLDATEKDGSRLFCIKLRRSRLRRCSCGGVAVQQGDGNGNGSTAGSATCGSGTGDNLCHQVLLNPLQAKNEADYEKLSTGKKDSIVTVAALGNFTHSLVRRATGSTVTGTSGTSSSGGGGNNRPGHQKSSLALALTPEDDPMDVYQRNLMDLKYPTVLPPNPQLKALLVFHKSDSICEAVASACQRNQLDVTMVKSKEEALDTLQKSYATAQCYHLIIIDARSSKNLDAEHIARTIRHTHGHHLTTIIAVCKKSFFEKDDVLIAILDAGVNRCVAETTNLAMCSVELKQILHSIIRPHNVMSTQQALYTALHRLKEVVLITDDVLRIQYANRATERLLNMRLDEIISKPLADIFVSDLSTISEQGKSIKEFDGILTVRRKNQEGIPMHVRVVLVACIGSAPTHLIFNFDVPGGQMDFIATLPQPKEAPRGSLHSVRRCSFDVRSIASDGLRRTSLAKLTSLPLEAPITKIINLLSQVQENCSADEARLIDKVLEFLKREGLYSPQMKEIRTDDPIATDLIGALLTGPSVYSSRRSSNDSIIRTSSSTRTATIVPAKMKANPIIMELLEESLSWDFDIFKLEEITDYHPLLYLGMEMFRRFDVFATLNIEENVCKAWLAVIEAHYHKSNTYHNSTHAADVMQATGAFITQLTNKDMMVMDRMEEAMALIAAAAHDIDHPGRSSAFLCNSNSALAILYNDLTVLENHHAAITFKLTLGDDKINIFKNLDKETYKSVRSTIIDMILATEMTRHFEHLAKFVSVFGGEEPREHNPQSDEETAILMRRMLIKVADVSNPARPMQFCIEWARRIAEEYFMQTDEEKQRHLPIVMPMFDRATCSIPKSQIGFIEYIIQDMMHAWESFIDMPQLITYMQINYSQWKKYDEQGVNTLADVMAMQPPMVKLANSK
- the LOC117185828 gene encoding high affinity cAMP-specific and IBMX-insensitive 3',5'-cyclic phosphodiesterase 8-like isoform X5, which codes for MIISSQPNLAGSTPTTTATSPVPVPVPATVLVPALVSGAHTSEESVESASAPSGCNCVGPAGVGVGVHVKVDVDGPVGVGARQMPAMEATTKTTTTATAEGSRDSLTRPASESELAVGTVTGTSGTSSSGGGGNNRPGHQKSSLALALTPEDDPMDVYQRNLMDLKYPTVLPPNPQLKALLVFHKSDSICEAVASACQRNQLDVTMVKSKEEALDTLQKSYATAQCYHLIIIDARSSKNLDAEHIARTIRHTHGHHLTTIIAVCKKSFFEKDDVLIAILDAGVNRCVAETTNLAMCSVELKQILHSIIRPHNVMSTQQALYTALHRLKEVVLITDDVLRIQYANRATERLLNMRLDEIISKPLADIFVSDLSTISEQGKSIKEFDGILTVRRKNQEGIPMHVRVVLVACIGSAPTHLIFNFDVPGGQMDFIATLPQPKEAPRGSLHSVRRCSFDVRSIASDGLRRTSLAKLTSLPLEAPITKIINLLSQVQENCSADEARLIDKVLEFLKREGLYSPQMKEIRTDDPIATDLIGALLTGPSVYSSRRSSNDSIIRTSSSTRTATIVPAKMKANPIIMELLEESLSWDFDIFKLEEITDYHPLLYLGMEMFRRFDVFATLNIEENVCKAWLAVIEAHYHKSNTYHNSTHAADVMQATGAFITQLTNKDMMVMDRMEEAMALIAAAAHDIDHPGRSSAFLCNSNSALAILYNDLTVLENHHAAITFKLTLGDDKINIFKNLDKETYKSVRSTIIDMILATEMTRHFEHLAKFVSVFGGEEPREHNPQSDEETAILMRRMLIKVADVSNPARPMQFCIEWARRIAEEYFMQTDEEKQRHLPIVMPMFDRATCSIPKSQIGFIEYIIQDMMHAWESFIDMPQLITYMQINYSQWKKYDEQGVNTLADVMAMQPPMVKLANSK
- the LOC117185828 gene encoding high affinity cAMP-specific and IBMX-insensitive 3',5'-cyclic phosphodiesterase 8-like isoform X1 codes for the protein MRNCLPKLTNVFRRKSSAKSSATGNRANHSNDCLSDSDSEQYTAVAMSGRALAIPSPQSDQPHDNNNKRPPHTDGDSSYSRLISGSHLETVAVAPNVRIRTMDESSFTEMRVEAISGQAPGPTSGPTPGPARLSVPIPGRNSSKTPEEMELEYEANVKAESGDIVTPLRRNTTPTGTRPHSMALNGGRSALLQPEIVEAIRNLDVQGLFFNNLAMEDRDAESDSQCHEDAVVLRRKVAGLERKSCSLYERRMPKMPKLHLMVAGKMPQPQQQPEDDDDEYKVFQRNLMDLKYPTVLPPNPQLKALLVFHKSDSICEAVASACQRNQLDVTMVKSKEEALDTLQKSYATAQCYHLIIIDARSSKNLDAEHIARTIRHTHGHHLTTIIAVCKKSFFEKDDVLIAILDAGVNRCVAETTNLAMCSVELKQILHSIIRPHNVMSTQQALYTALHRLKEVVLITDDVLRIQYANRATERLLNMRLDEIISKPLADIFVSDLSTISEQGKSIKEFDGILTVRRKNQEGIPMHVRVVLVACIGSAPTHLIFNFDVPGGQMDFIATLPQPKEAPRGSLHSVRRCSFDVRSIASDGLRRTSLAKLTSLPLEAPITKIINLLSQVQENCSADEARLIDKVLEFLKREGLYSPQMKEIRTDDPIATDLIGALLTGPSVYSSRRSSNDSIIRTSSSTRTATIVPAKMKANPIIMELLEESLSWDFDIFKLEEITDYHPLLYLGMEMFRRFDVFATLNIEENVCKAWLAVIEAHYHKSNTYHNSTHAADVMQATGAFITQLTNKDMMVMDRMEEAMALIAAAAHDIDHPGRSSAFLCNSNSALAILYNDLTVLENHHAAITFKLTLGDDKINIFKNLDKETYKSVRSTIIDMILATEMTRHFEHLAKFVSVFGGEEPREHNPQSDEETAILMRRMLIKVADVSNPARPMQFCIEWARRIAEEYFMQTDEEKQRHLPIVMPMFDRATCSIPKSQIGFIEYIIQDMMHAWESFIDMPQLITYMQINYSQWKKYDEQGVNTLADVMAMQPPMVKLANSK
- the LOC117185828 gene encoding high affinity cAMP-specific and IBMX-insensitive 3',5'-cyclic phosphodiesterase 8-like isoform X4; translated protein: MGCSPSTLPNSASANANTNAGPTAANSVPLSLDATEKDGSRLFCIKLRRSRLRRCSCGGVAVQQGDGNGNGSTAGSATCGSGTGDNLCHQVLLNPLQAKNEADYEKLSTGKKDSIVTVAALGNFTHSLVRRATGSTVTGTSGTSSSGGGGNNRPGHQKSSLALALTPEDDPMDVYQRNLMDLKYPTVLPPNPQLKALLVFHKSDSICEAVASACQRNQLDVTMVKSKEEALDTLQKSYATAQCYHLIIIDARSSKNLDAEHIARTIRHTHGHHLTTIIAVCKKSFFEKDDVLIAILDAGVNRCVAETTNLAMCSVELKQILHSIIRPHNVMSTQQALYTALHRLKEVVLITDDVLRIQYANRATERLLNMRLDEIISKPLADIFVSDLSTISEQGKSIKEFDGILTVRRKNQEGIPMHVRVVLVACIGSAPTHLIFNFDVPGGQMDFIATLPQPKEAPRGSLHSVRRCSFDVRSIASDGLRRTSLAKLTSLPLEAPITKENCSADEARLIDKVLEFLKREGLYSPQMKEIRTDDPIATDLIGALLTGPSVYSSRRSSNDSIIRTSSSTRTATIVPAKMKANPIIMELLEESLSWDFDIFKLEEITDYHPLLYLGMEMFRRFDVFATLNIEENVCKAWLAVIEAHYHKSNTYHNSTHAADVMQATGAFITQLTNKDMMVMDRMEEAMALIAAAAHDIDHPGRSSAFLCNSNSALAILYNDLTVLENHHAAITFKLTLGDDKINIFKNLDKETYKSVRSTIIDMILATEMTRHFEHLAKFVSVFGGEEPREHNPQSDEETAILMRRMLIKVADVSNPARPMQFCIEWARRIAEEYFMQTDEEKQRHLPIVMPMFDRATCSIPKSQIGFIEYIIQDMMHAWESFIDMPQLITYMQINYSQWKKYDEQGVNTLADVMAMQPPMVKLANSK
- the LOC117185828 gene encoding high affinity cAMP-specific and IBMX-insensitive 3',5'-cyclic phosphodiesterase 8-like isoform X2 encodes the protein MRNCLPKLTNVFRRKSSAKSSATGNRANHSNDCLSDSDSEQYTAVAMSGRALAIPSPQSDQPHDNNNKRPPHTDGDSSYSRLISGSHLETVAVAPNVRIRTMDESSFTEMRVEAISGQAPGPTSGPTPGPARLSVPIPGRNSSKTPEEMELEYEANVKAESGDIVTPLRRNTTPTGTRPHSMALNGGRSALLQPEIVEAIRNLDVQGLFFNNLAMEDRDAESDSQCHEDAVVLRRKVAGLERKSCSLYERRMPKMPKLHLMVAGKMPQPQQQPEDDDDEYKVFQRNLMDLKYPTVLPPNPQLKALLVFHKSDSICEAVASACQRNQLDVTMVKSKEEALDTLQKSYATAQCYHLIIIDARSSKNLDAEHIARTIRHTHGHHLTTIIAVCKKSFFEKDDVLIAILDAGVNRCVAETTNLAMCSVELKQILHSIIRPHNVMSTQQALYTALHRLKEVVLITDDVLRIQYANRATERLLNMRLDEIISKPLADIFVSDLSTISEQGKSIKEFDGILTVRRKNQEGIPMHVRVVLVACIGSAPTHLIFNFDVPGGQMDFIATLPQPKEAPRGSLHSVRRCSFDVRSIASDGLRRTSLAKLTSLPLEAPITKENCSADEARLIDKVLEFLKREGLYSPQMKEIRTDDPIATDLIGALLTGPSVYSSRRSSNDSIIRTSSSTRTATIVPAKMKANPIIMELLEESLSWDFDIFKLEEITDYHPLLYLGMEMFRRFDVFATLNIEENVCKAWLAVIEAHYHKSNTYHNSTHAADVMQATGAFITQLTNKDMMVMDRMEEAMALIAAAAHDIDHPGRSSAFLCNSNSALAILYNDLTVLENHHAAITFKLTLGDDKINIFKNLDKETYKSVRSTIIDMILATEMTRHFEHLAKFVSVFGGEEPREHNPQSDEETAILMRRMLIKVADVSNPARPMQFCIEWARRIAEEYFMQTDEEKQRHLPIVMPMFDRATCSIPKSQIGFIEYIIQDMMHAWESFIDMPQLITYMQINYSQWKKYDEQGVNTLADVMAMQPPMVKLANSK
- the LOC117185828 gene encoding high affinity cAMP-specific and IBMX-insensitive 3',5'-cyclic phosphodiesterase 8-like isoform X6 → MLLVPIRLTPKGRPCLYPCACENCSADEARLIDKVLEFLKREGLYSPQMKEIRTDDPIATDLIGALLTGPSVYSSRRSSNDSIIRTSSSTRTATIVPAKMKANPIIMELLEESLSWDFDIFKLEEITDYHPLLYLGMEMFRRFDVFATLNIEENVCKAWLAVIEAHYHKSNTYHNSTHAADVMQATGAFITQLTNKDMMVMDRMEEAMALIAAAAHDIDHPGRSSAFLCNSNSALAILYNDLTVLENHHAAITFKLTLGDDKINIFKNLDKETYKSVRSTIIDMILATEMTRHFEHLAKFVSVFGGEEPREHNPQSDEETAILMRRMLIKVADVSNPARPMQFCIEWARRIAEEYFMQTDEEKQRHLPIVMPMFDRATCSIPKSQIGFIEYIIQDMMHAWESFIDMPQLITYMQINYSQWKKYDEQGVNTLADVMAMQPPMVKLANSK